From one Humulus lupulus chromosome 8, drHumLupu1.1, whole genome shotgun sequence genomic stretch:
- the LOC133796096 gene encoding uncharacterized mitochondrial protein AtMg00810-like translates to MDVKNAFLHGELDREIYMVQPKGFEDRAHSDYVCKLKNALYGLKQAPRAWYGKIAEFLVKSNYTMAHAVSSLFVKVRDAKIAVVLVYVDDLIITGDDEAEIRQTKENLSVRFQMKELGELKHFLGLEVDRTEECLFLCQQKYAKELLQKFGMLECKPISTPMEANAKLCAHEGKDLQDGAMYWQLVGSLIYLTLTRPDISYAVGVASRYMQQPKKPHLEAVRRMLRYVKDTINYDLLYKKGDKIKIVGYCDADYAGDHDTRRSTTGYVFMLGSGVVSWCSKRKPTVSLSTTEAEYRAAAMAAQESTWLMQLMKDLHQFTDYAVPLHCDNQSAIRLAENPVFHARTKHVEVHYHFLREKVLREELEMHQIKSECHIADLFTKGLNTTRFQKLREHLNMKSRC, encoded by the coding sequence ATGGATGTAAAGAACGCCTTTCTACATGGAGAATTAGATCGAGAAATATACATGGTCCAACCAAAAGGATTCGAAGATAGAGCTCATTCGGACTATGTCTGCAAACTGAAAAACGCGCTCTATGGATTGAAGCAAGCTCCACGAGCATGGTATGGCAAGATTGCTGAGTTCTTAGTAAAGAGCAATTATACCATGGCGCATGCAGTTTCAAGCTTATTCGTCAAAGTAAGGGATGCAAAGATCGCAGTTGTCCTAGTATATGTCGACGATCTCATCATTACTGGTGATGATGAAGCAGAGATTCGTCAAACAAAAGAGAACTTGTCAGTTCGCTTTCAAATGAAGGAGCTTGGAGAATTGAAACACTTTCTTGGATTAGAAGTCGACCGAACTGAGGAATGTTTATTTCTCTGTCAGCAAAAGTATGCTAAAGAATTGCTGCAAAAGTTTGGAATGCTCGAATGCAAGCCCATCTCAACACCTATGGAAGCTAATGCCAAGTTATGTGCTCATGAAGGGAAGGACTTGCAAGATGGAGCAATGTATTGGCAACTTGTAGGTAGTTTAATCTACCTTACATTAACTAGACCAGATATTTCATATGCAGTTGGAGTAGCAAGTCGATATATGCAACAACCAAAGAAGCCTCATTTGGAAGCAGTGCGACGAATGCTAAGGTATGTCAAAGATACCATTAACTACGACCTCTTATATAAGAAAGGTGACAAGATTAAGATAGTTGGATATTGCGATGCTGATTATGCTGGAGATCACGATACTCGTCGCTCAACAACTGGATATGTATTCATGCTTGGATCTGGAGTCGTATCTTGGTGTAGCAAAAGGAAACCAACGGTGTCCTTGTCAACGACTGAAGCAGAATATAGAGCAGCAGCAATGGCAGCTCAGGAAAGTACATGGTTGATGCAACTAATGAAGGATCTACATCAATTTACAGACTATGCAGTGCCACTTCATTGTGATAATCAGTCTGCTATTCGTCTAGCAGAAAATCCTGTGTTTCATGCTCGAACAAAACATGTGGAGGTGCATTACCATTTTCTCAGAGAGAAAGTTCTACGAGAAGAGTTAGAGATGCACCAAATAAAGAGTGAATGTCATATAGCAGACTTATTTACTAAAGGACTCAACACAACAAGATTTCAAAAGCTTAGAGAACATCTCAATATGAAGAGTCGATGTTGA
- the LOC133798492 gene encoding ABC transporter G family member 6-like, which translates to MSRVVADDIISPARDAYFTMELNNNHHHHRGGSTESPTLGQLLKRVGDVRKEATGDGGETPVHQVLELGDVSMEPRSLPFILNFSNLTYSVKVPQKLSFSSVFYRRSDRLGAAADSLPGDTLFTKTKTLLNNISGEARDGEILAVLGASGSGKSTLIDALANRIAKGSLKGTVTLNGEVLESRLLKVISAYVMQDDLLFPMLTVEETLMFAAEFRLPRTLSKSKKKMRVQALIDQLGLRNAAKTVIGDEGHRGVSGGERRRVSIGIDIIHDPILLFLDEPTSGLDSTSAYMVVKVLQRIAQSGSLVIMSVHQPSYRILGLLDRLIFLSRGQTVYSGSPTNLPGYFAEFGNPIPENENRTEFALDLIRELEGSPGGTKALVEFNKSWESKKTPTRLSDPVTDDKLQPLSLKEAISASISRGKLVSGATTNSATVDPSSNSMVPTFANPMWTEMAVLSRRSITNSRRMPELFGIRLGAVMVTGFILATMFWQLDNSPKGVQERLGFFAFAMSTTFYTCADALPVFLQERYIFMRETAYNAYRRSSYVLSHSIVVLPSLVFLSLAFSATTFWAVGLDGGLSGFFFYFFIIFASFWAGSSFVTFLSGVVPHVMLGYTIVVAILAYFLLFSGFFINRDRIPPYWIWFHYLSLVKYPYEAVLQNEFEDPVKCFVRGVQIFDNSPLGKVPDAMKVKLLDSLSQTLGMRITQSTCLTTGVDILDQQGVTDLSKWSCLWVTIAWGFLFRILFYFSLLIGSKNKRR; encoded by the coding sequence ATGTCTCGCGTCGTCGCCGATGATATTATATCGCCGGCGAGAGACGCCTATTTCACTATGGAGCTAAACAACAATCACCACCACCACCGAGGAGGCTCCACTGAGTCACCGACCTTAGGCCAGCTTCTCAAACGAGTTGGAGATGTACGGAAGGAAGCCACCGGCGACGGTGGTGAGACGCCAGTCCACCAGGTGCTTGAGCTCGGTGACGTGAGTATGGAACCTCGTTCGTTGCCGTTCATCCTTAACTTCAGTAATCTCACTTATAGCGTCAAGGTTCCCCAAAAGTTGAGCTTTTCCTCTGTCTTTTATCGCCGGAGTGATCGTCTAGGAGCGGCGGCAGATTCTCTTCCCGGAGATACTCTGTTCACTAAAACTAAGACTCTTCTCAACAACATCTCTGGTGAAGCCCGTGATGGCGAGATACTTGCAGTCCTCGGCGCTAGTGGCTCCGGTAAATCGACTCTGATTGACGCCTTAGCGAATCGAATAGCGAAAGGAAGCTTGAAAGGCACAGTGACATTAAACGGAGAGGTTTTGGAGTCTCGTCTGCTGAAAGTGATTTCAGCTTACGTCATGCAAGACGACCTCCTTTTCCCGATGCTGACTGTAGAAGAAACCCTCATGTTCGCCGCCGAGTTCCGTCTCCCACGGACTCTCTCCAAATCGAAGAAGAAGATGCGAGTTCAGGCCTTGATTGACCAATTAGGTCTCCGAAACGCCGCCAAGACCGTAATCGGAGACGAAGGCCACCGCGGAGTCTCCGGTGGAGAACGCCGCCGTGTCTCGATCGGAATCGACATAATTCACGACCCTATCCTCCTCTTCCTCGACGAACCAACCTCTGGTCTAGACTCCACCAGTGCTTACATGGTCGTCAAGGTCCTCCAGCGAATCGCCCAGAGCGGAAGCCTCGTCATCATGTCCGTACACCAGCCAAGTTACAGAATCCTCGGCCTCCTCGACCGTTTGATCTTCCTCTCCCGTGGCCAAACCGTCTACAGCGGCTCTCCAACGAACCTTCCCGGATACTTTGCGGAGTTTGGAAACCCAATTCCAGAGAACGAGAATCGGACCGAGTTCGCTCTCGACCTAATCCGCGAACTCGAGGGCTCACCTGGGGGAACCAAAGCCCTAGTCGAGTTCAACAAGTCGTGGGAATCAAAGAAAACCCCGACCCGATTATCCGATCCAGTAACGGATGACAAATTGCAACCGTTGTCCCTAAAAGAAGCGATAAGCGCGAGCATTTCGAGGGGTAAACTGGTCTCAGGGGCAACAACGAACAGCGCGACGGTAGACCCAAGTTCGAACTCGATGGTTCCCACCTTCGCGAACCCGATGTGGACGGAGATGGCGGTATTATCAAGGCGGTCGATAACAAACTCGCGGCGAATGCCCGAGCTTTTCGGGATCCGTTTGGGTGCTGTTATGGTAACCGGGTTCATACTGGCCACCATGTTTTGGCAGCTGGACAACTCCCCTAAGGGTGTCCAAGAACGTTTAGGCTTCTTCGCCTTCGCCATGTCCACCACGTTTTACACGTGCGCCGATGCTTTGCCAGTCTTTCTCCAAGAGCGCTACATCTTCATGAGGGAAACCGCCTATAACGCCTACCGTAGATCATCCTACGTCCTCTCACACTCGATCGTAGTCCTCCCGAGCTTAGTCTTTCTCTCCTTAGCTTTCTCGGCCACCACCTTTTGGGCCGTGGGCCTCGACGGTGGGCTGTCCGGCTTCTTCTTTTACTTTTTTATAATCTTCGCCTCGTTTTGGGCCGGAAGCTCGTTCGTCACCTTCCTCTCCGGCGTGGTCCCTCACGTCATGCTGGGCTACACCATTGTCGTGGCCATCTTGGCTTACTTTCTCCTCTTCAGTGGCTTCTTCATAAATCGGGACCGAATCCCACCGTACTGGATCTGGTTCCATTATCTTTCTCTGGTGAAATATCCGTACGAAGCGGTTTTGCAAAACGAGTTTGAGGACCCAGTCAAATGTTTCGTGAGGGGAGTGCAGATTTTCGATAACAGCCCTCTGGGGAAGGTGCCGGACGCAATGAAAGTGAAGCTGTTGGATAGTTTGAGTCAGACTCTTGGGATGAGGATAACACAGTCAACGTGTTTGACTACTGGGGTTGACATTTTGGATCAGCAAGGGGTTACAGATCTGAGTAAGTGGAGTTGCTTGTGGGTGACTATAGCTTGGGGTTTCTTGTTCAggattttattttacttttctttgctcATCGGAAGCAAGAATAAGAGGAGGTAA